In Fervidobacterium nodosum Rt17-B1, one genomic interval encodes:
- a CDS encoding metal-sulfur cluster assembly factor yields the protein MGREELRTAVLNKLKEVIDWEIGLDVVTLGLVYDIQVDEQNNVKVLMTMTTPMCPLAGGIMGDAEMKIRSIEGVGNVEIELTFDPPWTPDRIDPVVRKQLGI from the coding sequence GTGGGAAGAGAAGAGCTTCGTACAGCCGTTTTGAATAAATTGAAAGAAGTAATTGATTGGGAAATAGGTCTCGATGTTGTTACACTTGGCTTAGTTTATGATATACAGGTCGATGAGCAAAATAATGTTAAAGTTTTAATGACGATGACAACACCCATGTGCCCATTAGCAGGTGGGATTATGGGCGATGCTGAGATGAAAATAAGGTCTATAGAAGGTGTCGGTAATGTCGAGATTGAACTCACATTTGACCCACCATGGACACCAGATAGGATAGACCCAGTTGTAAGAAAACAACTCGGGATATAA
- the rplI gene encoding 50S ribosomal protein L9: protein MKVVLIQDVPKLGKKGEVINASDGYARNFLIPRGLAREATPEVLKQLEKEKEEEKKRLEALKRESENLLSELHKHVFKIKAKAGDGGKLFGSLTSANISDVISKTLSKEFDKKWIVLDNPIKALGTYDVTVKLPGGVSGKIKVEVLREE, encoded by the coding sequence ATGAAGGTAGTACTTATTCAAGATGTTCCGAAACTTGGAAAGAAAGGTGAAGTAATTAACGCGTCTGATGGATACGCAAGGAATTTTTTAATTCCAAGAGGTCTTGCAAGAGAGGCAACGCCAGAGGTTCTTAAGCAACTTGAAAAAGAGAAAGAAGAAGAAAAGAAAAGGCTTGAGGCGTTGAAAAGAGAAAGTGAAAATTTGCTTTCTGAACTACACAAACATGTTTTTAAGATAAAAGCAAAAGCTGGTGATGGTGGGAAACTCTTCGGTTCACTTACAAGTGCCAATATATCAGATGTAATTTCAAAAACATTATCTAAGGAATTTGACAAAAAATGGATAGTGTTAGATAATCCAATAAAAGCCCTTGGAACGTATGATGTAACCGTTAAATTACCAGGAGGAGTTAGTGGAAAGATAAAGGTTGAGGTATTACGCGAGGAATAA
- a CDS encoding CBS domain-containing protein: MNRLKVITTHSNPDFDGFASCVGLKKIYPDFQIVISGNPFQNLSEFLRFYGDFFPFIYENELKGFNGDIEELIIVDTPDIERIGEEIKSKLSSDTKITVIDHHPDIRELNIENKNLNKIIKQTGAATTIVANMLKEKGIKLSNEEASLLGIGIYEDTGSLLFSSTTLEDLEAVIYLFQNGLSLNTVSEYIKFDLTIDQKIVLNNLLQNVKTYNVNNYQITIATAETEKFIGGLAAIVAKFWYAQNVDTLIVIVRMAKKVFITARTKSPDIDLAGLMSVFGGGGHKQAASAKVNIASVEEVEHKILQVLPNYINTGLKAKDIMSSPVRTALATESIEEVNKIMEITGHSGMPVVEGNKLVGIVTKKTVDKALNHGLGKRPIKSIMSSKLITAKLDTPVSVLRKLMIENDIGRIPILDENNILVGIVTRSDIIRAESSPKKSYLEKREEIKTTFNNISHLINERLSRRIVNLLRLIGFFGNEMNSPVYVVGGFVRDLILNIENYDIDIVVEGNGIEFAKYMAQQLNAIVVPYEKFFTANVIFKDGFKIDVATARTEYYESPGELPQVDISTIKKDLYRRDFTINAMAIKLNPQDFGTLYDFFNCQKDLEEGVIRVLHNLSFVEDPTRMIRAVRFEQRYGFKMENYTLDLLKKNLSERYLERVSGSRIRQEIEKILEEKNPIKAIKRMAELDMIKHIFPKTYYTATMEEKFVRLFKFIPYLKERFENFNDFYAVSTIFLEYYDKSTLEEMRAKYGYPKKFIETLKFTENIIIPVKSLIENRYPFSDIYKVCGKSNPYIYSHISAYLDEDEQNYLLSYIDTVLNTRIEKVTGKYLMERYQLKAGPILNNILEELFCLKLDNSNLSEEIAIESIVKKHIEKIEDSSKL; encoded by the coding sequence TTGAATAGATTAAAAGTTATTACAACTCATTCTAATCCTGATTTTGATGGTTTTGCTAGTTGCGTAGGGCTTAAAAAGATTTATCCAGATTTTCAAATTGTTATATCTGGTAACCCATTTCAAAATCTTAGCGAATTTTTAAGATTTTATGGCGATTTTTTCCCTTTTATATACGAAAATGAACTCAAGGGTTTCAATGGCGATATCGAAGAATTAATTATTGTTGATACGCCGGATATAGAAAGAATAGGCGAGGAAATAAAGAGTAAGTTGTCTTCTGATACAAAAATTACAGTAATAGATCACCATCCAGATATCCGTGAGTTGAATATAGAAAATAAGAATTTAAATAAAATTATTAAGCAAACTGGCGCAGCGACTACTATTGTTGCTAATATGCTAAAAGAAAAAGGGATTAAGCTTTCAAATGAGGAAGCTTCTTTACTTGGTATAGGTATTTACGAAGATACCGGAAGTCTTTTGTTTTCGAGTACAACACTTGAAGATTTAGAGGCTGTGATTTATCTGTTTCAAAATGGTCTTTCTTTGAATACTGTTTCGGAATACATAAAATTTGACCTCACGATAGATCAAAAGATTGTTTTAAATAATCTATTACAGAATGTTAAGACTTATAATGTAAATAATTATCAAATTACGATAGCTACAGCGGAAACTGAAAAATTTATTGGTGGGCTTGCGGCCATAGTTGCGAAATTTTGGTATGCTCAAAATGTTGATACGCTTATAGTTATCGTTAGGATGGCTAAGAAAGTTTTTATTACAGCTAGAACCAAATCACCAGATATTGACCTTGCTGGATTAATGAGTGTGTTTGGCGGCGGAGGACACAAGCAAGCGGCATCGGCTAAAGTGAATATAGCCTCTGTGGAGGAAGTTGAGCATAAAATACTTCAGGTTTTGCCAAATTACATAAATACTGGACTTAAGGCGAAAGATATTATGTCCTCACCGGTTAGAACGGCTCTCGCAACCGAAAGTATAGAGGAAGTTAATAAAATAATGGAAATAACAGGGCACAGCGGTATGCCTGTTGTTGAAGGAAATAAATTGGTGGGGATTGTGACTAAAAAAACTGTTGATAAGGCACTCAATCATGGACTTGGCAAGAGACCTATCAAGTCTATAATGAGCTCTAAGTTGATAACTGCGAAGTTAGATACACCTGTAAGTGTCCTTCGAAAGTTAATGATTGAGAATGATATTGGCCGAATTCCAATTTTAGATGAAAATAATATTTTAGTTGGAATAGTTACTAGGTCTGATATTATTAGGGCTGAAAGTAGCCCAAAAAAGTCTTATTTAGAAAAAAGAGAGGAAATTAAAACTACGTTCAATAATATATCTCATTTAATAAACGAAAGACTATCAAGAAGAATTGTAAATCTTCTCAGATTAATTGGCTTTTTCGGTAACGAAATGAATTCTCCTGTATATGTTGTTGGAGGATTTGTTAGAGATTTGATTTTGAATATTGAAAATTACGATATTGATATCGTTGTTGAGGGGAATGGTATAGAATTCGCTAAGTATATGGCTCAACAACTTAATGCCATTGTTGTACCATATGAGAAATTTTTTACCGCTAATGTTATATTCAAAGATGGATTTAAAATCGATGTAGCGACAGCTAGGACTGAATATTACGAAAGTCCTGGAGAATTGCCACAAGTGGATATAAGTACAATAAAGAAGGATTTGTATAGAAGGGATTTCACTATTAATGCTATGGCGATAAAGTTAAATCCACAAGATTTTGGAACGTTGTATGATTTTTTCAATTGTCAAAAAGATCTTGAGGAAGGTGTAATTAGAGTACTCCACAATTTGAGCTTTGTTGAAGATCCGACAAGGATGATTAGAGCTGTGAGATTTGAGCAGAGGTACGGGTTCAAGATGGAAAACTATACGCTTGATTTGTTGAAAAAAAATCTCTCCGAAAGATATTTAGAAAGGGTTTCAGGCTCCAGGATTAGGCAGGAAATAGAAAAGATATTGGAAGAAAAAAATCCAATTAAAGCAATTAAAAGAATGGCAGAGCTTGACATGATAAAGCATATATTTCCAAAGACTTATTACACTGCAACTATGGAAGAAAAATTTGTAAGGTTGTTTAAATTTATTCCATACTTGAAGGAAAGATTTGAAAACTTTAATGATTTCTACGCTGTATCTACAATTTTCCTTGAGTATTACGATAAATCTACCCTTGAAGAGATGAGGGCAAAATACGGTTATCCTAAGAAATTTATAGAAACTTTAAAATTCACTGAAAATATAATTATCCCTGTTAAATCGCTTATCGAAAATCGTTATCCTTTTTCCGATATTTATAAGGTTTGTGGAAAGTCAAATCCTTATATTTATTCACATATCTCCGCTTATCTTGATGAAGATGAACAAAATTATTTGCTCAGTTACATAGATACTGTTCTTAACACAAGAATTGAGAAGGTAACTGGTAAGTATTTGATGGAAAGGTATCAATTGAAGGCTGGACCGATTTTGAATAATATACTTGAAGAATTGTTCTGCTTAAAGCTTGATAATAGTAATTTAAGTGAAGAAATTGCAATAGAAAGTATTGTGAAAAAGCATATTGAAAAAATTGAAGATTCAAGTAAATTATAG
- a CDS encoding metallophosphoesterase yields the protein MRNLIFISDLHIGDGNSKDDFEQDDLFESMLLDWNNLENPEIVIVGDGFEILESSAVQSLGLIGFWEIMDKIDENVIEDIERRHPKIFKALQNFKGNIWYVVGNHDYYILKNQRLQQALKERISNLNIVPYFYDEETNILAIHGNQFDSVNKFKEVNGEIIPPLGDFIARYMMSNFDNELRKHLPDEVIRDYDNVRPTLDVFLWLEKITEVYENSVDLLKMWIDNFIEMMRQDEAKTWMKKNYPFMSKLSIVFLNKVGGIKLGELIVRMVMNFRKLKKTDYLKKAAVRIFKDPSFLINNMDGYVDDKSNLKLIGNIDGIITGHSHRPNFEVLKVKDDIKFYMNCGSWKPVVERRSSGIFQRYFEIFYGIAKVDKRDLEIVTGTINKLKKREVID from the coding sequence ATGAGAAATCTTATATTTATCAGTGACCTTCATATCGGTGATGGAAATAGCAAAGATGATTTCGAACAAGATGATTTGTTCGAAAGTATGCTTTTAGATTGGAATAATCTGGAGAACCCCGAAATTGTTATTGTTGGTGATGGATTCGAAATTCTTGAATCAAGCGCTGTTCAAAGTCTTGGGCTCATTGGTTTTTGGGAAATTATGGATAAAATTGACGAAAATGTGATTGAGGATATAGAAAGAAGGCATCCCAAAATTTTTAAAGCATTACAAAATTTCAAAGGAAATATATGGTATGTCGTTGGTAATCATGATTACTATATATTAAAAAATCAAAGGCTTCAACAAGCTTTAAAAGAAAGAATAAGTAACCTAAACATAGTTCCATATTTCTACGATGAGGAAACAAATATATTGGCTATCCATGGGAATCAATTTGATTCTGTTAATAAATTTAAGGAAGTCAACGGTGAAATTATCCCACCACTGGGTGATTTTATAGCAAGGTACATGATGAGTAACTTCGATAATGAATTGAGAAAGCATTTACCGGATGAAGTAATACGTGATTACGATAATGTTAGGCCTACATTAGATGTGTTTCTCTGGCTTGAGAAAATAACTGAGGTATATGAGAATAGCGTTGACCTTTTGAAAATGTGGATAGATAATTTTATAGAAATGATGAGACAAGATGAAGCAAAAACTTGGATGAAGAAAAATTATCCATTTATGAGTAAGCTTTCAATAGTTTTTTTAAATAAAGTTGGTGGAATTAAATTAGGCGAATTGATTGTTAGGATGGTAATGAATTTTAGAAAGCTTAAAAAGACGGATTATTTAAAAAAAGCTGCGGTGAGAATTTTCAAAGATCCATCTTTTTTGATAAATAATATGGATGGATACGTTGATGATAAATCAAACTTAAAGTTAATTGGAAATATAGATGGTATAATAACTGGTCACAGCCATCGACCTAATTTTGAAGTTCTGAAAGTTAAAGATGATATTAAATTTTATATGAACTGCGGTTCTTGGAAACCCGTTGTTGAAAGACGCTCATCAGGTATATTCCAAAGGTATTTTGAGATATTCTATGGAATAGCTAAAGTTGACAAAAGGGATTTGGAAATAGTCACAGGAACAATTAATAAGCTAAAAAAACGGGAAGTGATAGATTGA
- a CDS encoding MBL fold metallo-hydrolase, protein MNFIAFSKALYSTWIYYSPERILFDAGEGVATMLSNKIYAVRHIFLTHGHVDHIAGLWSIINTRNNAMGDREKPLTVYYPEGNKGIEFYAEFLKRANNDLRFELIFVPVKKGENVFLRKSGSFIRYVQPFQVNHTYSEVAFGYHVIDVRRRLKEEYRDLPKEEISNLAKKLGSEEITEAYEKKVLTISGDTVLLKKEDIMDTEILFHECTFLNREDRKFNNHASLDDIVELVKDSNVKNLVLYHISSRYVRGLEKAIKKINIPGTKIFYVHPERIFEF, encoded by the coding sequence TTGAATTTTATAGCGTTTAGTAAAGCACTGTACTCAACATGGATTTATTATTCACCGGAGAGGATTTTGTTCGACGCTGGTGAAGGTGTTGCTACTATGCTTAGTAATAAAATTTATGCTGTTAGGCATATTTTTCTTACTCATGGGCATGTTGACCATATAGCGGGACTTTGGTCGATAATAAATACCAGAAATAACGCTATGGGAGATAGAGAGAAGCCTCTCACAGTTTATTATCCTGAAGGTAATAAGGGAATAGAATTTTACGCGGAATTTTTGAAGAGAGCAAATAACGATCTAAGATTTGAGCTTATTTTTGTGCCTGTAAAAAAAGGTGAAAATGTATTTTTAAGAAAATCAGGTTCTTTCATTAGATACGTTCAGCCATTTCAAGTTAACCATACATATAGTGAAGTAGCTTTTGGTTATCACGTAATAGACGTACGTAGGAGATTGAAAGAAGAATACAGGGATTTGCCGAAAGAGGAGATTTCAAATCTTGCTAAAAAACTTGGAAGTGAAGAGATAACGGAAGCTTATGAGAAAAAGGTGCTTACAATTTCTGGTGATACTGTTTTGTTGAAAAAAGAAGATATAATGGATACGGAGATACTTTTTCATGAATGTACTTTTTTAAATAGAGAGGACAGAAAATTTAATAATCATGCGTCTTTGGACGATATAGTTGAACTTGTAAAAGATTCAAATGTAAAGAATTTAGTTTTGTACCATATTTCATCACGATACGTTAGAGGACTTGAGAAGGCTATAAAAAAGATAAATATACCAGGTACGAAAATATTTTATGTACATCCTGAGAGGATTTTTGAATTTTAA
- a CDS encoding ferritin-like domain-containing protein, producing the protein MEKILGILRFALAREIEGREFYKEKATRAKSKEVRDTLESLWKMEEEHVEFIKSLMEKVQSDIEIDVDSVLTRSDFFEEREKEELSVGTLDDIANDMSILRMAYLIEEDFENFYRTTAEKVEDSDMKRILNTLAKWELGHKNMLFELYNDVKNAYWNKQGFTPLF; encoded by the coding sequence ATGGAGAAGATTTTAGGGATTTTAAGATTTGCATTGGCGAGAGAAATAGAAGGTAGAGAATTTTACAAAGAGAAAGCTACACGTGCTAAAAGTAAAGAAGTAAGGGATACGCTTGAAAGTTTATGGAAGATGGAAGAAGAGCATGTAGAATTTATAAAAAGTCTTATGGAAAAGGTACAAAGTGATATAGAAATAGATGTTGATTCTGTGCTTACAAGAAGTGACTTTTTCGAGGAAAGAGAAAAAGAAGAGCTTTCAGTAGGGACGCTTGATGATATTGCAAATGATATGAGTATACTTAGAATGGCTTATCTTATCGAAGAAGATTTTGAAAATTTTTACAGAACCACTGCTGAAAAAGTTGAGGATAGCGATATGAAGAGGATTTTAAATACTCTTGCAAAATGGGAATTGGGACACAAGAATATGCTCTTTGAACTTTACAACGATGTGAAAAATGCGTACTGGAATAAACAGGGATTTACTCCACTCTTTTAG
- the prmC gene encoding peptide chain release factor N(5)-glutamine methyltransferase, whose product MKISEVLKLYKEKGLPEREALILISKVLERSKEFVISHDELECPEQAIELLEKRLTGYPLQYILGEVEFFGRKFYIEEGVLIPRWETEGLVEIAIDLIRKNGIKKVLEIGVGSGVILITLALETGVECYGTDINPKAIEVTRKNSQMYDVSCELKLGEYAEPFIEKFDEFELIVSNPPYVRADAVLPIEVQYEPPDALFAGKDGLDFYKKFFERYNIQGKIVVMEIGEDQGEALRKLTGGEILKDLAGKDRYLVVIGN is encoded by the coding sequence ATGAAAATCTCTGAAGTTTTGAAGCTTTACAAAGAGAAAGGGCTTCCCGAGAGGGAAGCTCTGATTTTGATTAGTAAGGTGCTTGAAAGGTCAAAAGAATTTGTCATTTCACATGATGAGTTGGAATGCCCTGAACAGGCAATAGAGCTTTTGGAGAAACGTCTGACAGGTTACCCACTCCAATACATATTAGGTGAAGTTGAATTTTTCGGGAGGAAGTTTTACATAGAAGAAGGGGTCCTTATACCTCGTTGGGAAACGGAAGGGCTTGTTGAAATAGCTATTGATTTGATTAGAAAAAATGGTATAAAGAAAGTATTGGAAATAGGAGTTGGAAGTGGGGTGATATTAATTACCCTTGCTTTGGAAACAGGCGTGGAGTGTTACGGAACAGATATTAATCCAAAGGCAATTGAAGTTACAAGAAAAAATTCTCAAATGTACGATGTTAGTTGTGAGTTGAAACTTGGCGAATACGCCGAGCCGTTTATTGAGAAGTTCGATGAATTTGAATTGATTGTTTCAAATCCGCCTTATGTGAGAGCGGATGCTGTTTTGCCTATAGAAGTTCAATATGAGCCACCTGATGCGTTATTCGCGGGAAAAGATGGTCTTGATTTTTACAAAAAGTTCTTTGAACGTTACAATATTCAAGGTAAAATAGTTGTAATGGAGATAGGAGAAGATCAAGGAGAGGCGTTGAGAAAACTTACAGGTGGAGAAATACTGAAGGATTTAGCCGGTAAAGATAGGTATTTGGTAGTTATAGGCAATTAA
- a CDS encoding penicillin-binding transpeptidase domain-containing protein codes for MADKFARKYIPFMLFLAMFFYVFYGLVKVQVIEQYKYKSFLSEILGKGGYNRGLRGTIYSSDGVKLAWSEWKPVLNLAKYTQDDEKILKKYLSIEQIATLKNTGVTELDWEQAFLLKSIGYTVKTIEKRHSYGFLYHLIGSVNIDGDGTSGIEYAYNDVLKGKFGVSYTIRTPGGGYQQGILENAADNGLDLQTSINFGLQKFIYEMLKQSETPSVVIVSKPKTGEIVAMVSYPSPENDMNELDVLTWEKLINDPLKPLLNRAISNVYPPGSTFKVITALAQLLYGQPNTVSCNGVFYYIDSKGNVTGKYKDWLTSGHGIVDLKKAIRVSCNVYFYNAALDVGVDKIVEVAKAFKLGEKTKINLPGEVSGTLPTPEWKYETFKEKWYPGDTILYGIGQGFLTVTPLQMINLYNAIANKGVIIKPKLVINEEIVEEKVKLNISDSDWNLIINGLEEVTSVQGSAANAGTASKSFKGFPISVAGKTGTAQVGDGDPHAWFIGFAPSEEPMYTVLVLIEHGKSGGETAAPMARKIFDYMYENGFFEKNNN; via the coding sequence ATGGCAGATAAGTTTGCGAGAAAATACATACCATTTATGCTTTTTTTGGCAATGTTTTTTTATGTCTTTTATGGTCTTGTAAAAGTGCAAGTAATAGAACAGTACAAATATAAAAGTTTTTTATCGGAGATTCTTGGTAAAGGTGGTTACAATAGAGGTTTGAGAGGTACTATTTACTCTTCCGATGGTGTTAAGCTTGCTTGGAGTGAGTGGAAACCAGTTCTAAATTTGGCTAAATATACCCAAGATGATGAAAAAATATTGAAAAAGTATCTATCTATTGAACAAATTGCAACTTTAAAAAATACTGGAGTCACAGAATTAGACTGGGAACAAGCGTTTCTCCTCAAAAGTATTGGATACACAGTTAAAACTATTGAAAAGAGGCATTCTTACGGCTTTCTTTATCACTTAATTGGGAGTGTTAATATCGATGGTGATGGTACATCAGGCATAGAATATGCTTATAATGATGTGCTAAAAGGGAAGTTTGGTGTTTCGTATACTATCAGAACTCCAGGTGGTGGTTATCAGCAAGGGATATTAGAAAATGCGGCAGACAATGGCTTGGATCTTCAAACATCAATAAACTTTGGTCTTCAAAAATTTATCTATGAGATGTTAAAACAATCTGAAACACCATCAGTTGTTATAGTTTCAAAACCAAAAACTGGTGAAATTGTAGCGATGGTATCTTATCCATCTCCGGAGAATGATATGAATGAGCTTGATGTATTAACTTGGGAAAAGCTAATAAATGACCCGCTAAAACCGCTACTTAATAGAGCTATTTCCAATGTTTATCCACCCGGTTCGACTTTTAAAGTAATAACTGCGCTTGCGCAATTATTGTATGGTCAACCAAATACTGTATCATGCAATGGAGTTTTCTATTATATAGATTCAAAAGGGAATGTAACAGGTAAGTATAAAGACTGGTTAACCTCCGGGCATGGTATCGTTGATTTGAAAAAGGCAATTAGAGTTTCTTGTAATGTTTATTTCTACAACGCAGCGTTAGATGTTGGTGTTGATAAAATAGTTGAAGTTGCCAAAGCTTTCAAATTGGGTGAAAAAACGAAGATTAATTTGCCCGGAGAAGTTTCAGGTACTTTGCCGACGCCAGAGTGGAAGTATGAAACCTTCAAAGAAAAATGGTATCCTGGTGACACGATACTTTACGGAATTGGACAGGGATTTCTAACAGTCACGCCTCTTCAAATGATTAATTTGTACAATGCTATCGCTAATAAAGGAGTAATAATAAAGCCAAAACTTGTTATAAATGAGGAGATAGTAGAAGAAAAAGTAAAACTTAATATTTCTGATAGTGATTGGAATTTAATTATAAATGGGCTTGAAGAGGTTACAAGCGTTCAAGGAAGCGCTGCTAATGCTGGTACTGCATCAAAATCATTTAAGGGATTTCCAATAAGCGTTGCTGGAAAAACTGGTACAGCTCAAGTTGGTGATGGTGATCCGCATGCGTGGTTCATCGGATTTGCGCCGAGTGAAGAACCGATGTATACAGTTTTAGTACTTATCGAACACGGAAAAAGCGGCGGAGAGACAGCTGCGCCGATGGCGAGAAAAATATTCGATTATATGTATGAAAATGGATTCTTTGAAAAAAATAATAATTAA
- the trpS gene encoding tryptophan--tRNA ligase produces the protein MRILSGIRPTGKVHVGHYVGVFENWIKLQNEGHDTFYFIADWHALTTHYEDTSELKHYTKDLARTLIAVGLDKSTLFVQSAVKEHAELMLIFSMVTPLSWLERVPTYKEMKQQLANKDLSNAGFLMYPVLQAADILIYKADGVPVGEDQVYHIELTREIARRFNYIFKKEIFPEPKELLSKVPKLLGTDGRKMSKSYGNTIPLITTENELSKMVLPMVTDPARKRRTDPGNPENCPVWDYHKAFGTADNEEEKQWVFEGCTQAKIGCVDCKKLLLKHMTEKLSPIWERYNSITEGQVQEIIENGNEKAREIAKQTMEEVRDAVKIMY, from the coding sequence TTGCGAATACTTAGTGGTATAAGGCCAACTGGTAAAGTCCATGTTGGGCATTATGTTGGTGTATTTGAAAATTGGATTAAATTGCAAAATGAAGGTCATGATACATTTTATTTTATAGCTGATTGGCATGCCCTTACAACTCATTACGAAGATACTTCAGAATTAAAACACTACACAAAAGATTTAGCAAGGACATTAATAGCGGTTGGACTAGATAAATCAACGTTATTTGTCCAATCCGCTGTTAAAGAACACGCAGAATTAATGCTTATTTTTTCTATGGTGACGCCTCTTTCATGGCTTGAAAGGGTTCCAACTTATAAAGAAATGAAACAACAGTTAGCAAATAAAGATCTTTCAAATGCTGGATTTTTAATGTATCCTGTACTTCAAGCCGCCGATATTCTTATTTATAAAGCAGATGGTGTACCAGTTGGTGAAGACCAAGTCTATCATATTGAGTTGACGAGAGAAATTGCAAGAAGATTTAATTACATATTCAAAAAGGAGATTTTCCCTGAGCCAAAAGAGCTTCTTTCGAAAGTCCCAAAATTGCTTGGAACCGATGGAAGAAAGATGAGTAAAAGCTATGGAAATACAATACCTTTGATAACTACTGAAAATGAACTTTCTAAGATGGTACTTCCAATGGTTACTGACCCTGCGAGGAAAAGAAGGACAGACCCGGGTAATCCAGAAAATTGTCCTGTTTGGGATTACCACAAGGCGTTTGGAACAGCGGATAATGAAGAAGAAAAACAATGGGTTTTTGAAGGTTGTACCCAAGCAAAAATCGGGTGTGTTGATTGTAAGAAGTTGTTGTTGAAACATATGACTGAGAAATTAAGTCCTATTTGGGAAAGGTACAATTCAATTACAGAAGGCCAAGTTCAAGAAATAATCGAAAACGGTAACGAAAAAGCAAGAGAGATAGCAAAGCAAACAATGGAAGAAGTAAGAGACGCTGTTAAGATTATGTATTGA
- a CDS encoding thioredoxin family protein: MRRWREKYSIICMKMDSLKKIIINRKEYDVMLKIMYFKNDKCGVCTAFLPKIQRISKDYELELEVVDVVQKPEVAGQNMVFTVPTILIIDSEGNEIKRFARSFSELEIREYLDRVYDILGM, from the coding sequence CTGCGCCGATGGCGAGAAAAATATTCGATTATATGTATGAAAATGGATTCTTTGAAAAAAATAATAATTAATAGAAAGGAGTACGATGTTATGCTAAAGATTATGTATTTCAAAAACGATAAATGTGGTGTGTGTACCGCTTTTTTACCAAAGATTCAGAGAATTTCAAAAGATTACGAACTTGAACTTGAAGTCGTTGATGTTGTTCAAAAGCCAGAAGTGGCGGGTCAGAATATGGTATTTACAGTTCCAACGATTTTAATTATAGATAGCGAAGGAAATGAAATTAAACGCTTCGCGAGAAGTTTTTCAGAGTTAGAAATAAGAGAATATTTGGATAGAGTTTATGATATACTTGGAATGTAA
- a CDS encoding mechanosensitive ion channel family protein, whose amino-acid sequence MTIVILTKVFFSALALVIAYVIHKVIMKSIDRFMSTFGREIKAPKTLSLLIAFLVYGFAVAGVLSIWDVNLTPYLTGLGISGVVLGLAFQEPLTNFLSGILVLVTRKVFEGEVVDIDGQSGTVDIIKMNHTHLVTFDGKLVLIPNRKVWSGTVTKFWPGKYRRNEIDVTVDYSTDMKLVESVLKKVLEDEPLVIKDESVTNMVVFKSFNASGVTYTVKFWAERETFIDSLNAVALRIKKYFDEYGISIPFTIVEVRNKN is encoded by the coding sequence ATGACAATAGTTATCTTAACTAAAGTTTTTTTCTCAGCTTTAGCATTAGTAATTGCCTACGTAATTCACAAAGTAATAATGAAATCCATTGATAGATTCATGTCAACTTTCGGGAGAGAAATTAAGGCTCCAAAGACTTTATCGCTTTTAATAGCATTTTTAGTTTACGGATTTGCTGTAGCTGGTGTACTTTCGATATGGGATGTTAATCTTACGCCATATCTTACAGGTTTGGGAATATCTGGTGTTGTTCTTGGACTCGCATTTCAGGAGCCTTTAACTAACTTTCTTTCTGGGATACTTGTTCTTGTTACTCGTAAAGTGTTTGAAGGAGAGGTTGTGGATATAGATGGGCAAAGTGGTACTGTGGATATCATAAAGATGAACCATACTCATTTGGTTACATTTGATGGTAAACTTGTACTTATACCTAACAGAAAGGTCTGGTCTGGAACCGTTACGAAGTTCTGGCCCGGAAAATACAGAAGAAATGAGATTGATGTTACAGTGGATTACTCAACAGATATGAAGCTTGTGGAGAGCGTTTTAAAGAAAGTTTTGGAAGATGAACCTCTTGTTATAAAAGACGAAAGTGTAACGAATATGGTTGTTTTCAAATCGTTCAATGCGAGCGGAGTTACTTATACGGTAAAATTTTGGGCAGAACGTGAAACATTTATAGACTCATTAAATGCCGTTGCCTTAAGGATAAAGAAGTATTTTGATGAGTATGGAATATCTATACCATTTACAATTGTCGAGGTTAGAAATAAAAATTGA